From a single Rhodococcus qingshengii JCM 15477 genomic region:
- a CDS encoding QsdR family transcriptional regulator — translation MAETRDIRAEALSAARRQFAAGKPLDVNALATELGVDRTTLFRRAGNRDTITGDVLDSLARRTWRMGLEECGGSGASRVVDVLTYHARATIETEFFRTYLTREPQKALCILTTGLGPIQGTMVESVRRLIEAEIPEQIRPDLPVEDMAYLLVRVGESFIYNDLLTGGTPDTEKARLAFRLILSRD, via the coding sequence ATGGCCGAGACACGTGACATCCGCGCGGAAGCGTTGAGTGCCGCCCGACGACAGTTCGCAGCCGGAAAACCGCTCGATGTGAACGCTTTGGCCACCGAGTTGGGGGTGGATCGGACCACCTTGTTCCGGCGTGCAGGGAATCGCGACACAATTACCGGTGACGTGCTCGATTCGCTGGCGCGCCGAACGTGGCGAATGGGCCTCGAGGAGTGCGGTGGAAGCGGAGCGTCAAGGGTTGTCGACGTCCTCACTTACCATGCACGGGCGACAATCGAGACCGAATTCTTCCGGACGTATTTGACTCGGGAACCGCAAAAGGCGTTGTGCATACTCACAACTGGACTGGGGCCGATTCAGGGCACGATGGTCGAATCCGTGCGAAGGCTGATCGAAGCTGAAATACCAGAGCAGATTCGGCCCGACCTGCCCGTCGAGGACATGGCATATCTGCTGGTTCGCGTGGGTGAGTCGTTCATCTACAACGATTTGCTCACCGGTGGCACTCCGGATACGGAGAAGGCTCGCTTGGCGTTCCGGCTCATCCTCTCGCGTGACTAG
- a CDS encoding ABC transporter ATP-binding protein: MSFELGSGEITGLVGESGSGKTLTGLALLGLLPRTATTSGSFRLEGQELVGLPAAELRKIRGRDVSMVFQDPSSALNPSVSIGRQIVDVLKAHRDITKVDAEDVATDLLHQVGLADPSRTLKSFGYELSGGMCQRVMIAMALACGPKLLIADEPTTALDVTIQAQIVDLLRELAEQRDLAVLLISHDLAVVAEVADRVITMFRGEIVDVAPRDVLLRRPAHPYTFSLLEAARSTFEEVSSQSPKARGDFTSKAPADGVGCRYVARCNYSEELCISDHPLLIGSPESATRCHRSDELELLGLVS; this comes from the coding sequence GTGAGCTTCGAGTTGGGGTCGGGCGAAATCACCGGCCTCGTAGGAGAGAGCGGGAGCGGAAAGACACTGACCGGACTCGCTCTGCTCGGTCTTTTGCCCCGTACGGCAACAACCAGCGGAAGCTTCCGTTTGGAAGGACAGGAACTTGTGGGTCTGCCCGCCGCCGAGTTGAGGAAAATACGCGGTCGCGACGTCAGTATGGTCTTCCAGGACCCGAGTTCGGCTCTCAACCCCTCCGTCAGCATCGGTCGCCAGATCGTCGATGTGTTGAAGGCCCACCGCGACATCACGAAAGTCGATGCGGAGGACGTGGCTACAGATCTTCTCCACCAGGTCGGACTGGCCGACCCGAGCAGAACCTTGAAGTCGTTCGGGTACGAGCTTTCCGGCGGGATGTGTCAGCGGGTGATGATCGCGATGGCCCTGGCATGCGGTCCGAAGTTGCTGATCGCGGACGAACCGACAACAGCGCTCGATGTCACCATCCAAGCTCAGATTGTCGATCTCCTTCGAGAACTGGCCGAACAGCGCGATCTTGCCGTGTTGTTGATCAGTCACGACCTCGCGGTTGTCGCCGAGGTCGCGGATCGAGTCATCACCATGTTTCGCGGCGAGATCGTCGACGTCGCGCCACGAGACGTGCTGCTTCGGCGGCCCGCGCATCCCTACACGTTCAGCCTTCTCGAGGCGGCACGCTCGACATTCGAAGAAGTCTCCTCCCAATCGCCCAAGGCGCGAGGCGATTTCACCAGCAAAGCCCCTGCTGACGGCGTGGGTTGCCGATACGTCGCCCGGTGCAACTACTCCGAGGAGCTCTGCATATCCGATCATCCACTTCTGATCGGATCACCGGAATCGGCAACAAGATGTCACCGCAGCGACGAACTCGAGTTGCTCGGACTGGTGAGCTGA
- a CDS encoding oligopeptide/dipeptide ABC transporter ATP-binding protein codes for MSNTDVIVDVRNLAVEYGRGRKALRAVDDVSFSVQRGETLAIIGESGSGKSSTAHALAGLVATAAGSITMNLDDPAFGKGGSSHLIFQNPTSALNNRMSSWACVAEPMAPGRLRIPQSLRPKAVELLRRVGLGAELADRLPTQLSGGQRQRVTIARALASKAPLILCDEPVASLDVSLQEEVLQLLADLREEHDLTYIFISHDLGSVARIADRVAVMYLGRIVEIGPVATVLRTPSHPYTQALLAAAPHIELERRSRRKALVRGELPDPRNPPSGCRFRTRCPFAMDRCASEAPSLRAASNSAHSSACHLSSPAISIGISNPPQ; via the coding sequence ATGAGCAACACCGACGTCATCGTCGACGTTAGGAATCTGGCAGTCGAGTACGGACGCGGACGCAAAGCTCTTCGCGCGGTCGACGACGTCAGCTTCTCCGTACAGAGGGGCGAAACCCTTGCGATAATCGGTGAATCAGGATCGGGAAAATCCTCGACGGCTCACGCTCTCGCGGGTCTGGTGGCTACGGCCGCAGGCTCCATCACTATGAATCTCGACGACCCGGCGTTCGGCAAGGGTGGATCTTCCCATCTCATTTTTCAAAACCCTACGTCGGCCTTGAACAATCGGATGTCCTCATGGGCTTGCGTAGCCGAGCCGATGGCGCCAGGGCGTCTGCGCATCCCACAGTCCTTGCGGCCGAAAGCCGTCGAGCTGTTGCGTCGGGTCGGTCTCGGCGCTGAGCTTGCCGACCGCCTCCCGACCCAGCTCTCCGGTGGCCAACGCCAACGCGTGACCATCGCTCGTGCACTTGCCTCCAAGGCGCCACTGATTCTCTGCGACGAACCTGTTGCCTCCCTGGATGTTTCGCTTCAGGAAGAGGTGTTGCAACTTCTTGCCGATCTCCGAGAAGAACATGACCTCACGTACATCTTCATTTCGCACGATTTGGGTTCGGTGGCACGGATCGCCGATCGCGTCGCGGTGATGTACCTCGGCCGAATCGTCGAGATCGGACCGGTTGCCACGGTCCTGAGGACTCCATCGCACCCCTACACGCAGGCGCTTCTCGCCGCGGCCCCGCACATCGAACTCGAGCGGCGCAGTCGTCGGAAAGCATTGGTGCGGGGCGAGTTACCCGACCCACGGAATCCACCCTCGGGCTGTCGATTCCGCACCCGCTGCCCGTTTGCGATGGATCGCTGTGCGTCGGAAGCGCCGTCACTTCGCGCGGCCTCGAATTCCGCACACAGCTCCGCCTGCCATCTATCGTCCCCGGCCATATCGATCGGAATCTCCAACCCGCCGCAGTAA
- a CDS encoding ABC transporter substrate-binding protein, translating to MLVAAFALSALVLSGCSSSATGTAGDTGPADPNAELKVATSHVPASLDPCAGNIGYDIDYLQLMYAPLIDAEPATQKLRPGIASEWGFSGPDNLTFEMTLQNGLTFHDGTAVDAAAVKASMEHCLSLGIVSVPTIKSIEATSPDHVTISLSSPTSGLPGWLNGRLGMVVSPTALAAAGADFANKPVGAGPYTFTSAVPNSSYTFSRFDDYKPAGPPSPQLAKIQIQVISNPTALTNALTSNAADFAYGLTPSSAPILERNPNLNVSHDPRLGVALVVINNKNPVVNDVRVRLAMQYALDRKAIARAALDSSEGTAAFGQYPPGSQFYDEETEDAWPYDPEKAKSLLAEAGYPNGVTVRGLAGNLPPYSTNAVLVGEQWEKVGIKVDFVEMSGPQAITEFVAHNSADVFSVGWPTRASAPLNFEASLGSRSYFRQNSVPNEELEKLIALLNNTYDETAQLDIVKQINQVVIKSAEYVPLYFTPDVVAYTKNVHGAVPALNGSPNLTYLSKS from the coding sequence GTGCTGGTAGCTGCGTTTGCACTTTCTGCTCTTGTGCTCAGCGGCTGTTCGAGCAGCGCCACCGGTACCGCCGGCGATACCGGACCTGCCGATCCGAACGCCGAACTCAAGGTCGCGACATCGCACGTGCCCGCCTCGCTCGACCCGTGTGCGGGAAACATCGGATACGACATCGACTACTTACAGTTGATGTATGCACCACTGATCGATGCGGAACCTGCCACCCAGAAGTTGCGGCCCGGAATCGCCAGCGAGTGGGGCTTCTCCGGACCGGACAACCTGACGTTCGAGATGACGTTGCAGAACGGCTTGACCTTCCACGACGGTACAGCTGTCGATGCAGCAGCCGTCAAGGCAAGCATGGAACACTGCTTGAGTCTCGGAATCGTTTCCGTCCCGACGATCAAGAGCATCGAAGCAACGTCCCCAGATCACGTCACGATCTCGTTGAGTTCACCTACCTCCGGTTTACCAGGCTGGCTCAACGGCAGATTGGGAATGGTGGTCTCCCCCACTGCGCTGGCGGCAGCAGGGGCAGACTTCGCCAACAAGCCTGTAGGCGCAGGGCCGTACACATTCACCAGCGCAGTCCCGAACAGTTCATACACATTCAGTCGATTCGACGATTACAAACCGGCAGGTCCACCCAGCCCCCAGCTCGCCAAGATCCAGATCCAGGTGATCTCCAATCCCACAGCGCTGACAAATGCCCTGACATCGAACGCTGCGGATTTTGCATACGGGCTCACACCGTCGAGTGCTCCGATCCTCGAACGGAATCCCAACCTGAACGTCAGTCACGACCCGAGACTCGGAGTTGCGCTCGTCGTGATCAACAACAAGAACCCTGTGGTTAACGACGTCCGGGTTCGTCTGGCGATGCAGTATGCGCTCGACCGCAAGGCAATTGCGCGAGCCGCGCTGGACAGCTCGGAAGGAACTGCGGCGTTCGGTCAATATCCTCCCGGTTCGCAGTTCTACGACGAGGAAACCGAAGATGCATGGCCGTACGACCCGGAGAAGGCCAAATCGCTGCTAGCGGAGGCGGGGTATCCGAATGGGGTCACCGTGCGCGGACTAGCAGGCAACCTACCGCCGTACTCGACCAACGCGGTCCTTGTCGGAGAACAATGGGAGAAAGTCGGCATCAAGGTCGACTTCGTCGAAATGAGTGGACCTCAGGCGATTACGGAGTTCGTCGCACACAACAGCGCGGACGTCTTCAGCGTGGGATGGCCCACGCGAGCATCCGCACCGCTCAATTTCGAAGCCTCTCTGGGTTCGCGATCGTACTTCCGGCAGAATTCCGTCCCCAACGAGGAGTTGGAGAAGCTGATCGCACTGCTGAACAACACGTATGACGAAACCGCTCAGCTCGACATCGTCAAACAGATCAATCAAGTCGTGATCAAGTCCGCTGAGTATGTACCGTTGTACTTCACTCCCGACGTGGTCGCCTACACGAAGAACGTCCACGGGGCCGTTCCCGCACTGAACGGCTCCCCCAATCTGACGTACCTCTCGAAGTCATGA
- a CDS encoding ABC transporter permease, with product MNPYIRMIGVRFAQIIPTAIIASFITFALIRIIPGGPAEALLGPNGSDEAIAALNERLGLNQPLLVQYWNWVVSALHGDLGTSLQNSAPVGPQILARLPASAELVVLALLLSAVVAIPLGVWTATRQGRRSDGLTRTVSGIGLAVPDFFLAIVLVDVFALGLGVLPVLGWVPLENSVIDNLSHLVLPATALAAGAASIAVRQTRAAMIETLSSDYVRTARAMGIDERKIVWRYALRNIVPTIVTVYGLLAVAMLGATVILEQIFVLPGLGSALVIAIDTRDYPMLQGIVLLFVVIVLLVNILVDVVNNMISPQLRKGTIS from the coding sequence GTGAATCCTTACATACGGATGATCGGCGTCCGGTTCGCACAGATAATTCCTACCGCGATTATCGCTAGTTTCATAACCTTTGCCCTTATCCGGATAATCCCCGGTGGACCAGCCGAGGCACTTCTCGGTCCGAACGGCAGCGATGAAGCCATCGCGGCACTCAACGAGCGCCTCGGATTGAATCAACCTCTGCTGGTCCAGTACTGGAACTGGGTGGTGTCGGCTCTGCACGGAGATCTGGGAACGTCGCTACAGAACAGCGCCCCCGTCGGCCCACAGATCCTTGCGCGCCTGCCGGCGAGCGCCGAGCTCGTTGTACTCGCACTGTTACTGTCCGCCGTCGTCGCCATACCGCTCGGTGTGTGGACCGCGACGCGGCAGGGACGACGCAGCGATGGTCTGACCCGCACGGTTTCGGGGATCGGACTCGCGGTACCGGACTTCTTCCTCGCTATCGTGCTGGTCGATGTCTTCGCCCTCGGTTTGGGAGTTCTACCGGTGCTCGGCTGGGTTCCTCTCGAGAACAGTGTGATCGACAACCTGAGCCATTTGGTCCTACCAGCAACGGCGCTCGCTGCCGGCGCAGCATCGATTGCGGTTCGGCAGACCAGGGCTGCGATGATCGAGACACTGTCAAGTGACTACGTACGAACTGCGCGTGCGATGGGTATCGACGAGCGGAAGATCGTGTGGCGCTACGCGCTACGAAACATCGTTCCCACGATTGTCACTGTCTATGGATTGCTTGCCGTGGCGATGCTGGGTGCGACGGTCATTCTCGAGCAGATCTTCGTGCTGCCGGGCCTAGGGAGCGCTCTCGTCATTGCGATCGACACGCGAGATTATCCGATGCTTCAAGGCATTGTGTTGCTGTTCGTCGTGATCGTGCTTCTCGTGAACATCCTGGTCGACGTCGTCAACAACATGATCAGCCCACAATTGAGGAAGGGAACGATCTCGTGA
- a CDS encoding ABC transporter permease: protein MSQLALTTAGETRSKWALPRLHPGLWLSYCFLGTLIAASVLASFVAPHSPTDQNLTNTFAGPSAQHLLGTDGFGRDVLSRLIWGGRSAFFGVAIAVAVSLLLGIPWGLIAGYWPRWIGASLLRVADALLAFPGLVLAVAITGVLGPSLITSMSALGVVYAPTIARILAAGVSETRNRDFVLSARLSGCPPHVVLLRHLLPHAIGPVVVQVTVLTGLTFLAQAALSFLGLGIQPPTPSWGGDLSDAYLHILSAPQQILPSGILISLVVLAVYRVGDAVRDRMYVRGR from the coding sequence GTGAGCCAACTCGCGCTGACCACCGCAGGCGAGACCCGCTCCAAGTGGGCTCTCCCTCGACTGCACCCCGGATTATGGCTCAGCTACTGCTTTCTCGGAACGCTGATAGCGGCGTCCGTCTTGGCCTCGTTCGTGGCTCCGCACAGTCCGACCGATCAGAACCTGACCAACACGTTCGCCGGTCCGAGTGCACAGCACCTGCTTGGCACTGACGGCTTCGGTCGTGACGTGCTCAGTCGATTGATCTGGGGAGGACGCTCCGCCTTCTTCGGCGTCGCGATCGCTGTCGCTGTCAGTCTGCTGTTGGGAATTCCGTGGGGGTTGATCGCCGGATATTGGCCACGCTGGATCGGCGCGTCACTCCTCCGGGTGGCGGACGCATTGCTGGCATTCCCAGGTTTGGTTCTCGCAGTGGCTATTACCGGTGTTCTGGGGCCGAGCCTGATCACGTCGATGTCAGCGCTCGGAGTCGTCTATGCACCCACAATTGCAAGAATTCTGGCTGCCGGGGTCAGCGAAACGAGGAACCGAGACTTCGTTCTGAGCGCGCGACTCTCAGGATGCCCGCCGCACGTAGTGCTCCTGCGTCATCTTCTTCCGCACGCAATCGGGCCGGTTGTCGTTCAGGTGACCGTGCTCACCGGCCTGACTTTTCTCGCGCAGGCGGCACTCTCATTCCTGGGGTTGGGAATACAGCCCCCCACTCCGAGTTGGGGCGGTGACTTATCCGATGCGTACCTGCACATCTTGAGTGCACCACAACAGATTCTCCCCTCCGGCATTCTGATTTCATTGGTCGTCCTGGCCGTCTACCGAGTGGGTGATGCCGTCCGGGACCGCATGTATGTCAGAGGGAGATAG
- a CDS encoding SCO6745 family protein, producing MTSIAPETARRVFRGAEPIHGMIYFTPFGAEAYAALGFTHPRMGYFASRSAPMGAVAAEVTIATFFNFNPELVHAVLPEAWTIATPEQILTARLDAVDRSLRKAWGEHVDGTEVREAAELARRAAERACNRPQGRPLFGGHASLPWPEEPHLVLWHAQSLLREFRGDSHVALLHAEGLNGVEALVVHAATGDVPAAALQMSRAWDNDQWAEGVEGVRARGWLEDGPELHLNEVGRDRRKRVEHQTDVLGSYPYEAIGETGCSRLIEISERLSGEVIDADLGFPAALAARRRLRA from the coding sequence ATGACCTCGATCGCACCAGAAACCGCGCGCCGCGTCTTCCGTGGAGCCGAACCAATACACGGCATGATCTACTTCACCCCTTTCGGCGCGGAAGCATATGCCGCACTGGGCTTTACACACCCTCGAATGGGCTACTTCGCTTCGCGGTCTGCGCCCATGGGCGCAGTAGCGGCTGAAGTCACCATCGCTACGTTCTTCAACTTCAACCCCGAACTGGTACACGCGGTGCTGCCGGAAGCCTGGACAATCGCCACCCCCGAACAGATCCTCACCGCTCGACTCGACGCTGTCGACCGTTCGCTGCGCAAGGCCTGGGGAGAACATGTCGACGGCACCGAAGTTCGCGAAGCTGCCGAACTCGCACGTCGAGCCGCGGAACGCGCCTGCAACAGACCACAAGGGCGACCCCTGTTCGGTGGGCACGCATCATTGCCGTGGCCTGAGGAGCCTCATCTCGTGTTGTGGCATGCCCAATCCTTGCTCCGGGAGTTTCGCGGAGATTCTCATGTCGCACTTCTTCACGCCGAGGGACTCAACGGTGTCGAAGCGTTGGTAGTCCACGCCGCAACCGGTGATGTTCCTGCTGCTGCTCTGCAAATGAGCCGGGCATGGGACAACGATCAGTGGGCGGAAGGCGTCGAAGGTGTGCGGGCGCGTGGATGGCTCGAAGACGGCCCCGAGCTTCACCTGAACGAGGTGGGTCGCGATCGCCGGAAGCGGGTTGAGCATCAGACCGATGTGCTGGGGTCGTACCCGTACGAGGCGATCGGAGAGACCGGATGCAGTCGACTGATCGAAATCTCGGAACGTCTCTCCGGTGAAGTGATCGATGCAGATCTCGGATTTCCGGCAGCACTGGCAGCACGTCGCCGATTGCGTGCGTGA
- the der gene encoding ribosome biogenesis GTPase Der — translation MSDDLVTEYAGDGTWSEESEWDYADLEADGEGEAHIAVPTLAVVGRPNVGKSTLVNRIIGRREAVVEDIPGVTRDRVSYEANWAGRRFLVQDTGGWEPDAKGLQQAVARQAELAMGTADAILLVVDAVVGATATDEAVARVLRRSKTPVILVANKVDDGRTESEVAALWSLGLGQPYSVSATHGRGTGDLLDEVLEKLPETPREGIPGGGPRRVALVGKPNVGKSSLLNKLSGDERSVVHNVAGTTVDPVDSIVELGGRPWRFVDTAGLRKRVSHASGAEFYASLRTKSAIEAAEVAILLIDAHEPITEQDLRVLSMVADTGRALVIAFNKWDLVDEDRRLMLDKEVDRDLVRVPWAQRVNISAHTGRAVAKLVPALDTALESWDKRIPTGRLNTWLKEVVAATPPPMRGGRLPRIMFATQASTRPPTFVLFTTGFLESGYRRFIERRLREEFNFDGSPIRVSVRVREKRDRKGR, via the coding sequence GTGAGCGACGATCTGGTAACCGAATATGCCGGTGACGGAACTTGGTCCGAGGAATCGGAGTGGGATTACGCCGATCTCGAAGCGGACGGCGAAGGCGAAGCGCACATTGCCGTCCCGACCTTGGCTGTTGTCGGTCGACCGAACGTCGGCAAGTCGACACTCGTCAACCGCATCATCGGCCGTCGTGAAGCGGTAGTCGAGGACATCCCCGGCGTTACCCGTGACCGTGTCTCGTACGAGGCGAACTGGGCCGGACGACGCTTCCTCGTCCAGGACACCGGCGGATGGGAGCCCGACGCAAAGGGTCTTCAGCAGGCCGTTGCCCGGCAGGCCGAGTTGGCCATGGGAACGGCTGACGCCATTCTCCTGGTCGTCGACGCCGTTGTCGGCGCTACGGCGACGGACGAAGCGGTCGCTCGAGTGCTTCGCCGCTCGAAGACTCCGGTCATCCTCGTTGCCAACAAGGTGGACGACGGACGCACCGAGTCCGAGGTTGCAGCACTGTGGTCCTTGGGCCTCGGTCAGCCGTACTCCGTGAGTGCGACGCACGGACGCGGTACCGGCGACCTGCTCGACGAGGTTCTCGAGAAGCTGCCGGAAACCCCGCGTGAAGGTATCCCCGGCGGCGGTCCGCGTCGTGTTGCTCTCGTCGGAAAGCCGAACGTCGGAAAGTCCAGCTTGCTCAACAAGCTGTCCGGTGACGAGCGGTCCGTCGTGCACAATGTTGCCGGCACCACCGTCGACCCGGTCGACTCCATCGTCGAACTCGGCGGGCGCCCTTGGCGTTTCGTCGACACGGCTGGTCTGCGCAAGCGCGTCAGCCATGCCAGCGGCGCGGAGTTCTATGCGTCGCTGCGTACGAAGAGCGCGATCGAGGCCGCTGAGGTTGCGATCCTGCTGATCGACGCGCACGAGCCGATCACCGAGCAGGACTTGCGTGTTCTGAGCATGGTGGCCGACACGGGTCGTGCATTGGTGATCGCATTCAACAAGTGGGACCTCGTGGACGAGGACCGTCGACTCATGCTGGACAAGGAAGTGGACCGCGATCTGGTCCGCGTTCCGTGGGCTCAGCGAGTCAACATCTCCGCCCACACCGGTCGCGCCGTGGCGAAGCTCGTGCCGGCTCTCGACACGGCTCTGGAGTCCTGGGACAAGCGCATCCCCACGGGTCGCCTGAACACCTGGCTCAAGGAAGTTGTGGCAGCAACGCCGCCTCCGATGCGTGGTGGTCGCCTTCCTCGCATCATGTTCGCGACGCAGGCAAGCACACGCCCGCCGACATTCGTTCTCTTCACCACGGGCTTCCTCGAGTCCGGCTACCGCCGCTTCATCGAGCGGCGTCTGCGTGAAGAGTTCAACTTCGACGGCAGCCCGATCCGCGTATCCGTCCGAGTGCGCGAGAAGCGTGACCGTAAGGGCCGCTGA
- the cmk gene encoding (d)CMP kinase gives MPLVVAMDGPSGTGKSSVSRALAQRLGARYLDTGAIYRIATLHVLRQGIDLADSAAITAAVAALPWSIGTDPSSEQVHLDGADVSEEIRGDAVTKAVSAVSAVPEVRHLLVATQRELAAGAERIVVEGRDIGTVVLPDADVKIFLTASAETRAARRNTQNIGQGREDNYEAVLADVQRRDHLDSTRAVSPLRPAEDSILVDTSELGIEDVIAKLLLVVSDRTGAVQ, from the coding sequence ATGCCGCTGGTAGTCGCTATGGACGGACCGTCCGGAACCGGCAAGTCCAGCGTCTCTCGCGCGTTGGCGCAGCGTTTGGGCGCTCGCTACCTCGACACCGGAGCCATCTACCGGATCGCGACCCTGCACGTGCTGCGTCAGGGAATCGATCTGGCGGATTCCGCCGCGATCACGGCCGCCGTTGCGGCGTTGCCATGGTCCATCGGTACCGATCCGAGCAGCGAGCAGGTGCATCTCGACGGCGCGGACGTCAGCGAGGAGATCCGCGGCGACGCGGTAACCAAGGCTGTCTCCGCGGTGTCGGCTGTACCCGAGGTTCGTCACCTGCTGGTCGCCACTCAGCGTGAGTTGGCGGCCGGTGCGGAGCGGATCGTCGTGGAAGGTCGCGACATCGGAACCGTCGTACTCCCCGATGCAGACGTCAAGATCTTCTTGACCGCATCGGCGGAAACCCGTGCGGCACGGCGCAATACGCAGAATATCGGCCAAGGCCGTGAAGACAATTACGAAGCGGTGCTGGCTGATGTGCAGCGCCGTGACCATCTCGATTCGACTCGGGCAGTGTCGCCGTTGCGCCCTGCCGAGGATTCCATTCTGGTGGATACGAGCGAATTGGGAATTGAAGATGTGATCGCCAAGTTGCTGTTGGTGGTCAGCGACAGAACTGGAGCAGTGCAGTGA
- a CDS encoding pseudouridine synthase, with the protein MNNPARRDGTPDRNNSRDNRGARSDAPRGGRSDAPRGARSEAPRGGRSNTSRSTSGYDRNAGSDRPRTDDRRGGFNDDRRPPRSDDRRPPRSDDRRPPRSDDRRPARTDDRRSGYNDDRRGPRTDDRRGPRSDDRRTPHVDARRAPRGGADRRSDDQRGARPDAPRGGAWSNAPRGSKFDGPPRKRPAAPTPPATNKRGKPKTEKPQRVVSQNPLVSNAKPARHQHAEITKHDGPPKGDGVRLQKVLAQAGVASRRAAEELIDQGRVEVDGRIVVEQGLRVDPENAVVRVDGVRVVVQKDLVYLAMNKPRGWQCTMSDDLGRPCVGDIVSERVQAGQRLFHVGRLDADTEGLLLFTNDGDLAHRLMHPSFEVPKTYLATVHGVVERSTGKQLRDGVTLDDGPAKVDAFTVLEINEGKTLVKLVLHEGRKHIVRRLLDAVGHPVVRLVRTNVGVVALGDQRPGTQRVLGRSEVGGLYEAVGL; encoded by the coding sequence GTGAACAATCCCGCTCGCCGAGATGGCACACCGGACCGTAACAACTCCCGCGACAACCGCGGCGCACGCAGCGATGCCCCCCGTGGTGGTCGCAGCGACGCCCCCCGCGGCGCACGTAGCGAAGCGCCCCGTGGTGGACGCAGCAACACTTCCCGCAGTACCTCCGGATACGACCGCAACGCCGGATCCGACCGTCCCCGCACGGACGACCGTCGCGGTGGATTCAACGATGACCGTCGCCCGCCGCGCAGTGATGACCGTCGCCCGCCGCGCAGTGATGACCGTCGCCCGCCGCGCAGCGACGACCGTCGCCCCGCACGTACGGACGACCGTCGTAGTGGCTACAACGACGATCGGCGCGGCCCGCGCACGGACGATCGCCGCGGACCCCGCAGCGATGACCGCCGTACCCCCCACGTCGACGCCCGCCGCGCACCGCGTGGCGGCGCTGACCGTCGTAGTGACGATCAGCGCGGCGCACGCCCCGACGCTCCTCGTGGCGGCGCATGGTCGAACGCACCTCGTGGATCCAAGTTCGACGGACCTCCGCGCAAGCGCCCGGCAGCTCCCACACCGCCGGCGACCAACAAGCGTGGCAAGCCGAAGACCGAGAAGCCGCAGCGTGTCGTCTCTCAGAATCCGTTGGTCTCCAACGCCAAGCCGGCGCGTCACCAGCATGCCGAGATCACCAAGCACGACGGCCCGCCGAAGGGCGACGGCGTCCGCTTGCAGAAGGTGCTGGCTCAGGCCGGCGTCGCATCACGCCGTGCAGCTGAAGAGCTGATCGACCAGGGTCGCGTCGAGGTCGACGGCCGCATCGTGGTCGAACAGGGTCTGCGTGTCGACCCCGAGAACGCAGTGGTTCGTGTCGACGGCGTCCGCGTCGTCGTGCAGAAGGACCTCGTCTACCTCGCGATGAACAAGCCGCGTGGCTGGCAGTGCACCATGTCCGACGATCTCGGTCGTCCGTGCGTCGGCGACATCGTCTCCGAGCGCGTTCAGGCGGGTCAGCGACTCTTCCACGTCGGCCGCCTCGACGCCGACACCGAAGGCTTGCTTCTCTTCACCAACGACGGTGACTTGGCTCACCGCCTGATGCACCCGTCGTTCGAGGTTCCGAAGACGTACCTCGCCACGGTTCACGGCGTTGTCGAGCGCAGCACCGGCAAGCAGTTGCGTGACGGCGTCACCCTCGACGACGGTCCGGCCAAGGTGGACGCGTTCACCGTGCTCGAGATCAACGAGGGCAAGACGCTCGTCAAGCTGGTTCTGCACGAGGGCCGTAAGCACATCGTGCGTCGCCTCCTCGATGCCGTCGGTCACCCCGTTGTCCGCCTGGTACGCACCAACGTCGGAGTTGTCGCTCTCGGCGATCAGCGTCCGGGAACGCAGCGCGTCCTCGGACGTAGCGAGGTCGGTGGACTGTACGAGGCGGTCGGCCTGTGA